The Streptomyces vinaceus genome contains the following window.
ACGTCGTGGAGGAGTTCCCGATGACCGTGACCGGCAAGGTCCGCAAGGTCGAGATGCGCGAGACGGCGGCCCGCCTGCTGGGGCCCTCCTCGTAGAGGCGGGGCCGCCGGCCGGGCGGTTCAGTTGCGCGGGGAGAGCTCGGCCATGGCGCTCCAGCCCTGGCCGGGCACCTCGACGTGGATGATCTCCGGGGTGCTCGCGATGGCGCCGGCGAGGGTCTCCATACCGGCCTTGAAGTGGTCGGACGCGACGTGCGCCGCGCCCGCCTCGGCGTCGGTGAAGGCTTCCAGGAGGGTGTACTTGGTGGGGTCGTCGACGCTGCGCGACCAGTCGTAGAAGAGGTTTCCGGGCTCGTTGCGGGTGGCCCGGGTGAACTCGTCGACGAGCGTGAGCCAGTTGTCGCTGTGCTCCGGACGGACGTCGAACCTGACGGCGATGAAGATCATGCCGACCAGCCTGGCACTCCGGCCGGGCCCGCGCATCCCCATCACACCGTATTTCCGGCAGCGTCGGAAAACGGCCCCGGAGGATCCCCCGGCCGGTCTCGGCCGCACTCCGCCGCGGCCCGCGCGAGCGCGGCGCGGATCTCCCGCGGGCCTCGCCGGAACTCCTCGGTCGGCAGGGACACCGACAGGGCGTGCACCGCGTCGCCGTCGTGGTTCTGGTCGCGGCCGCGCGGCAGGGGTACGGCCAGGCAGGTGTACGCGGGATCGGCCTCGCCGACCGACACGGCGAAACCCTGCCCGCGGACCCGGGAGAGCTCCGCCTCCAGCAGCTCCGCGCTGGTGATGGTGGCCCCGGTCAGGCGGGCCATCCCGTGCTCGGCCAGGTACCGCCGCCGCAGCGGCCGGGGCAGCTCGGCGAGCAGCGCCTTGCCGTGCGCGGTGGCGTGCGCCCGGGTCTCGCGGCCGGGGGCGAACGGATGCGCCGCGTCCGTGACCGGAGCCGTGGTGTCGACGACCGTGATCAGGCCGCCCCGGTACGCGGTGTGGTACGCCTCGGCGCCGGTGCGGCGGCGCAGCCGGGCCAGCAGGTCCGCCATGCGCGGCGCGGGCTCCAGACGGCGCAGCAGGCTCCGGTGCAGCCCCGGGATCCGCGGCCCGAGCTCGTACCCCCGCGGGGTGCGCAGGAGGTAGCCGCGCTCGGTGAGCGGGGCCAGGAGGTGGTAGGCCGTGGACAGCGAGCATCCCAGCCGCCGGGCCAGGGCCTTGGCGCCGAGCGGCCCGGGCGCGTCGGCGACGGCGTCGAGGATCGCGAGCGCGCGGTCGACGGACTGCGGACCGGTGGGCGGCATGGTGCGGATCTCCAGGATCTCCGGGGGAGGGGGGCGGACGTACCCCGAGCCTATGACGCAGTGGACGGACGGCGTTCATCGAACGTTGACCCGACGCTGACACGGGGCGCGCACAGTCTCCGTATGGACAGCGAACACGTCGCCCCCGCGAGGCCGTACGGCCCGGCCGCCGCCGATCTCACCGGCGTCCGGGTCGCCCATCGCGCGATCCTGGCCGACATCGAGCGCCTGGCCGGGCTGCTCGCCGCTCTCGCCGCGGCGGCCGAGCCGGCCGGTCCCGCGCGGGCCGGGGCCATCGCCGGGTACGTGCACCGCTTCAACGACGCGGTACGCGGGCACCACCGCGAGGACCGGACCCTGTGGCCGGTCGTCCTGGACGCGGTGCCCGACGCCGCCGAGGCGGCGGCCGGTCTCGCCGGCTTCGTCGCCGACCACGAGGCGCTCGACGCGGTCCAGGCCGACTGCGACGCGGCCGCGGCACGTTTCGCCGCCGAGCCCGGGCGCCACGCGGGACGGCTGGCCGGGCTGCTCGCCGCCCAGCGGGACCTGCTGGCCGCGCACATCGAAGCCGAGGAGCGGCACGTCCTGCCGGTCATCGCCCGCCGGGTGCCCGGCGCCGCCTACGCCGCCGCGCAGGCCCGCGTCCGCCGGGCCGACCGCTCGGCGGACCCGGCGTGGTCGCGGGCCTGGCTGCTGAGCCACGCCACCGAGGACGAGACCCGGCGCCTGCTCGCGGCGGTCGGCGCGGGCCCGGCCGCCGTGGAGCCGGAGCTGCGCGAGTACGCCGCCGAGGCGTCGGCGGTGTTCGCGGGCTGACCGGCCGGGTTCAGGACGGGGCCCACTGCCGGGCGAGCGCGGTGAAGGCGCGGACGGCGGCGCTCTCGTACGCGCTCTCGCGGCGCAGCAGGACCACGGTCCGCGCGGGGAGGGCGGGGGCGAGCGGGACGGGGTGCAACGGCGTGTCGCCACGGGTGAGCGCGTCGGGGAGCACGGTGGCCAGCCCGGTGCGGCGGACGATCTCGGTGAGGGCGCTGATGGAGTCGGCCTCGACGGCGATCCGCGGCGCGACGCGGTGGCGGCGGAAATGGGCGTCGACGTGCTCCCGTGTGGCGAAGTCCTCGCTGAGCAACGCGAGGGGGCATGCGGGGAGTTCGGACACCGGCAGGGGCTCGGTGCGGCCGGCGTGCGGGTGCTCGGGGCCGACGACCAGGCCGAGGGTCTCGGTGAACAGGTCGGTGGCGCCGATGCCGGGCAGGTGGGCTCCCCGAAAGGCGATGCCGAGGTCGACGGCGTCGGCCAGCAGCGCCGCTTCCAGCTGACCCTGCGTCATTTCTTTGACGTTCAGGGTGATTCCGGGGTGCCGGGCGTGGAGCCGCGCGGCGAGCGGGCCCAGCAGGTACGCGGTGAAGGTCGGGGTCATGGCGAGGCGCAGGCTGCCGCGGGAGAGGTCCGCCACGTCCAGTACGGCCCGCTCGGCGGTGGCCAGCTCCTGGAGCGCGCGGCGCGCGTACGGGACGAAGGTCGCGCCGGCGTCGGTCAGGCGTACGGCCCGCCCCGTACGGTCCAGCAGCTGGACGCCCACGGTCCGCTCCAGCTGCTTGATCTGCTGGGACAGCGTGGGCTGCGAGATGTGCAGCTCCTCGGCGGCGCGGGTGAAGCTGCCGTGCTCGGCCACGGCCAGCAGATAGCGGAGATGGCGCAGTTCCAGGGGCATGGAGTGAAGTATAGATGCGACCAATAAGGATCATGCGCAGCATGTCTTGGACACTATAGATGCAGGTCATGCATGGTGGATCTCGTCAGCCCGACCGGGGCCGACCCCACCGAAGGGAGTGACCGTGCACGACCTCGCCGAGGGCCTCGCACACTTTCAGCAGGACGTCTTCCCGGCTAAGGCGGAGCTCTTCGCCCGCCTGGCGACCGACCACCGGCCGCGGACGCTCTTCATCGGCTGCTCCGACGCCCGCGTCGTCCCGGAGCTGATCACCCAGCGGGAGCCGGGCGAGCTGTTCGTGATCCGGACCGCCGGCAATCTCGTACCGGCCCACCCGGGTGCCGTGGACGGCGCCGACGGCGTCTGCGCCAGCATCGAGTACGCGGTCGCCGTCCTCGGCGTCGCGGACATCGTGGTCTGCGGGCACTCCGCCTGCGGCGCCATGACCGCGCTCGCCGAAGGCCGGGACCTCGCGGAACTGCCCGCCGTGGCCGGCTGGCTGCGCCACGCGGCCCCGGCCGCCGACGCGGCGCGGCGCGAGCCGGGGGCCCTGATCCGGGCCAACGTCGCCGCACAGCTCACGAACCTCGCCACCCACCCGGCCGTGGCCCGCGCCCTGGGCGCCGGGGTCCTCACCCTGCACGGCTGGGTCTACGACATCCCCACCGGCGCGGTCGAGCGGGTCGAACCAGCCGCCCTCGCGGCCTGAGCCCGTACCGAAACCCTCGATCCTCCCCACCACCCCATCCCCGAAGGGAACCTCTCGTGATCCACGCCCAGTTCGACCCCTCCGCCCGCCAGGCCCTCGCCGTCGCCGCCGTCGACGCCAAGATCCGCAAGGACCTCTCCTGGCAGCAGATCGCCGACGCGGCCGGCCTGTCCGTCGCCTTCGTCACCGCCGCGGTGCTCGGCCAGCACCCGCTGCCGGCCGCCTCCGCCGAGGCGGTCGCCGAGCTCCTCGGCCTCGACACCGACGCGGCGCGTCTCCTGCGGACCATCCCGACCCGCGGCTCGATCCCCGGCGGCATCCCGACCGACCCGACGATCTACCGCTTCCACGAGATGCTCCAGGTGTACGGCACCACCCTCAAGGCCCTGGTCCACGAGCAGCTGGGCGACGGCATCATCAGCGCGATCAACTTCAAGCTGGACGTGAAGAAGGTCGCCGACCCCGAGGGCGGGGAGCGCGCCGTCATCACCCTCGACGGCAAGTACCTCCCCACCAAGCCCTTCTAGGGCTCCCCGGCACGATCGGGGCCCCCTTCGAGGCCCAGGGCGTACTGGTCACGCCCCACGCCCCCGCGGTACTGGTGGCCCTGGGCGCGTCCGGCCGGGGCGGGGAGAGCGCCGACGGGCTGGGCTGGGTGGAGCACCTGTTCCACCACCGCCGCCCTCAACGTCGCCGGCACGCCCGCGATGTCGGCGGTCTGCGGGTCCGAGGGGGGCGCGGGCGGCGCCGAACGCGAGGAGGTGCTCGCCGTGGCGCGCGCCCACGGGATCGGCGCCGCGGAGGTCCGGCCGGCCCGGACCCTGCACCAGGGGCCGCACGTTTCGGCCGTCCCCGGCACCGGGAACCCGGACCACCTCCCGCCAACGTGGCCGCGGGCTCCCTGCGCCTGTCCGCCGGGGACCTCGCCCTCCGGGGCCAGGTCAGCCGGACCGCCCGACGGCCGGGTGCGCGGTCAGCGGGGACCGGCGGACCCGTTCCCGACGACGGTGTTGCCGGTGACCGCGCCGTCGGCGCCGGCCAGCGTCACGGCGTGCCGGACCCCGTCCGTCCCCAGGACGACGGCCAGCCAGGCGCTGCCGCCGCCCTGCTGGGCCACCGCCCGCAGCGACTCCAGCTTGCCGCCCTCCACGGCGGCGGTCGCCTTCTCCACGGCCTGGGCCGCCGCCAGCGAGGGCAGCGGCGCCGGGGCGGCCTTGGCGGAGCCGCCCGCCCGTCCGCCGCCGCCCGGACCGCGACCCGCCGCCCCCTTGCCACCGGGGAAAGCGCGGTCGCCGTCGACGACCTCGGGCTCGCCGCCCTTGCGCGCCATCGGGCCCGGCCGGCCCTCCATCGGCCCCTCCCCGGGGCCGTGCGCGCGGACCTTGGCGGCGAAACCGCCCCGCACGTGCTCGTGGTGGTCGTGCTCGGCCACCGCCACCGCGGCCAGCCCGCCGCCGATCACCACGACCGCCCCGAGGGCCACCCATCTCGTACGCCCCTCACGGGCCAGCCGGACCAGACGGCCGCGACGGCCCGCCGCGGGGCCGCCCGCGTCGGCCGCGGTCTTGGCCCCGCCCGGGTCGGCGGCCGGCTCGGCGGGCTGGGGACTGGACTGAGTCATCGACATGCTCCTCGTGTTCCGCGGGCACGCTGCCCGGCTGGGCAGATCGTGCGCGCCGGATGCTGAAGCCCTGCTGAAGCAGGCTGAAGACCTCTTCAGCAAGCGCCCGGCGCGACCTGAGAACCTGTCCCCATGCGCGTACTGGTGGTCGAGGACGAACGGCGGCTCGCCGCTGCCCTCCAGCGGGGCCTGCGGGCCGAGGGCTTCACGGTGGACGTGGCCCACGACGGCCCCCAGGGCCTGTGGCTGGCGGGCGAGCACGACTACGACGCCATCGTGCTCGACATCATGCTGCCCGGACTCAACGGCTACCGCGTGTGCGCCCGGCTGCGCGCGAGCGGCTGCGAGTCGGGGATCTTGATGCTCACCGCCAAGGACGGCGAGTACGACGAGGCCGAGGCCCTCGACACGGGCGCGGACGACTTCCTCTCGAAGCCGTTCTCCTACGTCGTCCTCGTCGCCCGGCTGCGCGCCCTCATCCGGCGCACCGGCCGCCGCAGCCCGCAGATCATGGAGTTCGGCGATCTGGTGATCGACCCGGCCGGACAGCGGTGCACGCGCGCCGGGACCGAAGCCCGGCTGACCTCGCGCGAGTTCGCGGTCCTCGTGTACCTGGCCCGGCGGGCCGGGGAGGTCGTCCCCAAGCGGGAGATACTGGAGCACGTCTGGGACGCGGCGTACGAGGGCGACCTCAACGTCGTCGAGGTGCACGTCAGCGCCCTGCGCCGGAAGATCGACGCGCCCTTCGGCCGGGCCGCCGTGGAGACCGTCCGCGGCGCGGGCTACCGGCTGGCGGCCGACGGTGGCTGACCGGAGGACCGGCGGCGCCGCCTCCCGTGTCCTCGGCCGCGTCCTCGGCCGTCTCGGGCCGCGCGCCGACGCCCGGATCCGCGAACGCGTACGGGGGCCGCGCCCCAGGGCCGTACGCGGCCTCGCCCGGCGCCTGCGCCCGCGGTCCGTGCGGGCCAGGGCCACGCTCGGGGCCTCCGCCGTGGTGGCACTGGCCCTCGGGGCCGCCTCCTTCGCCCTGCTCGGGATCCTGGACGGCAACCTGATGCGGGACGCCCAGGCCGCCGCCGAGCGCGAGGCCCTGTCCACCGCGGGCCTGGTGGCCGCGGGCCGGTTCGACACCGTCGTGACCCCCGGGCGCGGCACCGACTTCGTCCAGATCGTCGATGCCCAGGGACGGGTCCTGGCGGCGAGCCCCAACCTGGCCGGCCGCCCGGCCCTCTCCCCGGCCCGCCCGGGCCGGCCCGGCACGGTCCGGGACACCTGGAAGGAGGGCCCGGCGCGCGGGGACCGCCGCCACCGCGTCGTCCAGGTCACCACCGTCACCGCGGACGGCCTCGTCACCGTGTACGCCGGGACCTCCCTGCGGGAGGCCGACACGGCCGACGACGTCATCACCGGCGTGCTCGCGGTCGTGGTGCCGCTGCTCGTGCTCACCGTGGCGTTGGTCACCTGGCGGGTGACCGGCTGGGCGCTGCGGCCCGTCGAGGCGATCCGCGCCGAGGTCGCCGCGATCAGCGACCGCGACCTGCACCGCCGGGTCCCGGTGCCGCGCAGCCAGGACGAGATCGCCCGGCTCGCCGTCACGATGAACGCCACCCTGGACCGGCTCGAAGCCGCGGGGATCCGCCAGCGCCGGTTCATCGCGGACGCCTCGCACGAGCTCCGCAGTCCCATCACCGTGCTCCGCACCCAGCTGGAGGTCGCCCAGGCCCATCCGGATCCGGCGCTGTGGGGCGAGCTGGTCAGCGGGGCGCTGGAGGACACCGTACGGTTGCAGGACCTCGCCGCCGACCTGCTCCTGCTGGCCCGCCTGGACACCGGGGAGGCGCCGCCGGACGCCCGGGTCGACCTGGCGGACGTGGCCCGGGAGGCCGCCCGTTCGCGGCGCCGGGACCGGGTCCCCGTGGACATGGACATCGCTCCCGCGGCCGTCGTGCGCGGCAGCACCCTGTGGCTCTCCCGGCTCGTCACCAACCTGCTGGACAACGCCCAGCGCCACGCCGAGCGTCGGGTCCGGCTCGTCCTGCGCGCCGACGGGCCCGGGCGCACCGCCGTACTGGAGGTCCGCGACGACGGGCCGGGCATCGCGCCCGCCGACCGGGAGCGGGTCTTCGAACGGTTCACCCGTCTCGACGACGCCCGCAGCCGCGACGAGGGGGGCACGGGTCTGGGCCTGGCCATAGCCCGTGACATCGCCACCCGCCTGGGCGGGTCCCTCACGGTCGAGGACGCGCCGGCCGGTGCCCGGTTGGTGGCCAGGCTCCCCCTCGAACCTGACGCAAGCGGGGCGGACACCGGGTTCTGATTGTTCCCCGTTCTGCTTTTTTCGCACCTGTCCAACTCTGTTCACTCCATGCTTGCTTCGGCTCCTGAAGGGGGGCGTGGCAACGCCATGAGCCGCATCCCGGACAGACACCAACCAGGCGCAAAAGCAGCCAGAGGACGGCGCGATGAAGAACAACCGGATGATCGTCACCGTGGTGGCGCTCTTAGCGATCTTCGCCTTCAGTGTGGTGATGGTGGTGGCGGGACAGCCCGTCGCCGCGATCACCGCCCTGATCCCGTCGGTCGCACTCGGCGTGCAGCAGATCGTGCAGGCGGGCACCGGGGTGGCCGAGGGCCGCCGCGAGCGGACCGCCGCGCAGGTGCCCGACCGGGAAGAGGGGCCGCGGGGATGAACCTCCACTCGGCACCCCAGGACCTCCCCCAGGGCCGGCGCGGCAAGCCCGGCCGGCCGCTGGGCCCCATCGCCGAAGGCACCGGACCGGCGCACCGCGCCTGGCTGGAACCCCTGCGCGACGCCATCCACGGCAGGGGAGTGACCCTGGACGAGCTCCAGGCGCGCACCGGCCGGGACAAGGGGCACATATCCGAACTGCTGCGGGCCGTCGGACGCTACCCGCGCTGGGTGTTCGTCCGTACGGTGCTCCTCGCGCTGGACCGGCCGGGCCTGCCGTACGACTCGATGCGGCTCCGCTGGGTGATCGCCGCCCAGGACATCGGCAAGCGCACCTCGTGGATCAAGGACTGCCTCCACGAGGGCGGCGCCCGCCACCGCACCGCCAGCGCCTCGGCCCCGCTCGACTTCCGGGCCTTCCAGCAGATGCACCGGCCGCACTACACCAGCTACGCCTCGGCCTTCCTGCGCCGGGACGGCCTCGTCGAGAAGGCCGTCGACGACGTCTTCACGCTCCTGCTGATGCTGTGGCACGACGCGCTCGCCAGCGAGAACCCCGAGCGGTTCGCCTGGCCGATGCTGCGCCGGACCGTGCTCGAACGCGCCCCGAAGGACAACGGCCGGCCCTCCCTCGTCGAGTCCGCCTTCGACACGGTCGCCCTCGACTTCGCCCCCGACCCGGTCGGGCAGGTCGAGGAGTCCATGGCCTTGTTCCGGGCCGTCGGGGGCCTCGCCCCCATGCAGCGGGACGTCATCGTCCTGCTCCACCTGTGCGGACTGGGGGAGACCCGGGTGGCGGACGAACTCGGGGTCTCCCTGGCCTCCGTACGCTCCACCGCACGGCACGCCAAACGCAATCTGCACGCCGTCCTGTACCCGGACACGACCACCGAGGAGGAGGTCCCCGGTGACCTCGACGATTGACCAGCTGCTGGCCCGTGCCCGCCTCCACACCGCCCCGCACGCACCCGCCGACATCGCGGACACCGGCGGCGCGCCACACCCCGCGCCGGGACCCCGGTCGCCCGGCGCGGCGCCCGGCGAACCGCAGAAGGACATGCGCGGAGCCGCCCGCGACCTCCGGGCCCTGTGCGAGACGGCCGTCACGGGCACCGCCGTCGCCGCGCTCGGGGACTTCCTCACGCACCAACTGCCCCAGCCCTCCGGGGCCCGCGTCCTGGGCTGCATCCTGCTGCTCACCGACGCCGAGGACTCCGCCCGCTTCTGGTGGCAGTACGCCGCCGGCGCCGGGGACTCGATCGCCTCGTACTGCCTCTACCTCCACCACCTCGCACTCGGGGAGAACCACGAGGCCGTCTGGTGGCGGCGCCAGACGGCGCCGACCGCCGCGGGAGGGCTGGCGGACATACCGGCCGCCATGGACGCACCGGACACCTCCACCGTGGTCTTCGACGGCGCGGAGCGCGATCTCGCCGCCGACGCGAGCCTGCCCACCACCCTGCGCGTCCTGCGGGCGCTGCGCCCCGGCGGAGCCGGGTCCGGGCGCGGCGCGGGCACCGTCAAGGCCGTCATGGAGTACGTCTCGGCCGCGGTCAGCTACGTCGACGACGACCTCGAACTCCCGCTGCCCGACCCGGACTTCACCGAACGCATCCGCGATCTGACCGCCGCCCCCGGCCGCAGGCCGAAAGCCGGGCGGCCCGCCCCGCCCTCCCTCCCGGCGCGCCTGCGGACCACCTGACCCGGGGCCGACGAGACCCCGTCGCGGGGAGGCGATGTGACGGACCGTGACCCCGCGCCACCTCGTTCCACGAAGGCATCAGTGGAACGAGGCAGGCGCTTGATCGACCGGGAGGGCCGTCCGTCACCGGGTTCAGCGCGAGCCGTGCTCCGGGAGGTCCTGCTCGGCCGGGGCCGCCGTCAGCGCCGGCAGCAGGGCGAAGCCGCGCTGCGAGGGCGCGGCCGCCGGCCCCGCCGCCGGGGTCTTCTTCCCGCAGAACGCACCTTCGAGCGTGCCGCCCAGGGCGGTGTTCGCCTCGCCCTTGTTCGAGGTGTTCGCCACCGCCGCCAGGCTGCGCTTGCCGTCACGCGTGGCGAAGGCGTACGTGTAGAAGCCCTGGACCGTGCCGGTGTGCCCGTACACCGAGGTACCGCACGACAGGTCGTAGCGGCGCAGCCCCAGGCCGTAGAACCGGCTGTTCGCGGCGTCCGTCGGAGTCATGGTGAGCATGGCGTCCAGCATGGCCGGCTTCAGCAGCTTGCCGCCGAGCAGCGCCGACATGAAGGTGTTCAGGTCGGCCGCGTTCGAGATCATCGCACCGGCGGACTGCGCCCAGGACACCGTCTGCTCGGTGGAGTCGACCAGCGGCGCCCCCGCCTCGTCCGGGTGCAGGTAGCCGTGCAGGTGGGCGCCCTTGATCTGCGTCGAGGGGTGGACGTACGAGGTGTTCTTCAGCTTCAGCGGCTTGATGATGCGCTTCTCGTACTCCGTGGCCACGCCGTGCCCCGTGGCCTTCTCGATGAGCATGCCGACGACCACGAAGTTGGTGTTGGAGTACTGGTACGAGACGCCCGGCTCGGCCGTGCGCGGCTCGCGCAGCGAGAGGGCGACCAGCTCCTGGTAGGTGAAGACCTTGTTGCGGACCGCCTCGAAGCCGGGCACGGTCTTGTCGAACATCGCGTTCGTGTAGTCGGACAACCCGCTGCGGTGGGTCATCAGGTGACGGACCGTGATGCGGTCGTCCGGCAGCAGGCCGGGCAGGTACTGGTTGACCGGGGTGTCCAGGCTGATCTTGCCCTCGTCGACCAGCTGGAGCAGGACGACGCTGGAGAACGTCTTGGTGACGCTGCCGATCCGGAAGCGGCTGTTCAGGTCCATGGCCGCGCCCGTGGTCCGGTCCTGGACGCCGACCGCACTGGTGAGCGGCGCGCCGGAGCCGGTGATGCGGACCATCGCGCCGGGAGCCCCGACCGCGGTGGTGTTCTTCAACGCCTGCGTCACGGCCTCCATGTCGGGCTTCGGGGCGGGCGCGACGCCGGTCTGCGCCGCCGGTGCGGCGAACGGATGCGCGGCCGCGTGGGCGGCGGTCGCCGGCACCACGCCGGCCACGACGGCGAGCAGGGCGGCACTGAGAGTCAGGCGTCGGTCGAGAGGCAGGCGCACGGTGTTCCTCAACTACGGGATGACGGAAAGGATGTGACTGTCGCAGTCGCGAACTCGCCGCCGCGGGGCGGTCAAGTCCGCGGGCTGTGATCGTACGTGCCCCGCAGGTCCGGCCCGTGCAACTGCCGCCTCAGAACGTGCAGGCAGGAGCGTTTTTCGGCCACTCCGTACCCGCGCCGGGCCGGCAGATCTCGGCCAGCCGGGCCTGCGGATCCGGGTTCCACAGCCGCACCGTGCCGTCGTTGCTGCTGCTCGCCACCGTCCGCCCGTCGGGCGAGAAGACCACGCCCCACACCGCGCTCGTGTGGCCCGTCAGGGCGGCCCACGGCCGTCGCCCGGCCACCTCCCAGAGCCGCACCGTACGGTCGTTGCCGCTGCTGGCCAGCCACTTGCCGTCGGGGGAGAAGGCGATGGCGCGCACCGCTCCGGTATGGCCGGACAGCACGGCCCCGGACGTGGCCGCGGCCCATGAGCGGCGGGCGTCCCACAGGCGTACGGTGCCGTCGTTGCCGCTGCTCGCCAGGGTCCGCCCGTCCGGGCCGAAGGCGACCGCCCGTACCGCGCCCGCGTGGCCGGTGAGCGTGGCGAGCGGCCGCCGCCCGGGCACGTCCCACAGACGTACGGTCAGATCGTCGCCCGCGCTCGCCAGCGTGCGCCCGTCCGGGCTGAACGCCACGTCGTTCGCGAAGTCGGTGTGCCCGGTGAGCGTGGACAGGGCGGTACGGGAGGCCACGTCCCAGAGCCGGACCGTCCGGTCGGAACCGGCCGAGGCCAGCAGCCGCCCGTCGGGGGAGAAGGCCACCGCGTACACGATCCCGCCGTGCCCGGTGAGCGTGGACAGGGCGGTACGGGAGGCCACGTCCCAGAGCCGGACCGTCCCGTCCGAACCCGCCGAGGCCAGCAGCCGTCCGTCGGGGGAGAAGGCCACCGAGAACACCGACTCGGTGTGCCCCGCGAGCGAGGCGGCCACCCGCCGCCCGGCCACCTCCCACAGCCGCACCGTGTGATCGGCGTCCGCGGTGGCCAGCAGCTTCCCGTCCGGGCTGTACGCCGCCTGCCAGATCTCCGTGAAGGGGCGCGCGGTGAGCACGGGACCGCGCAGGTCCCAGAGCACCACCGACTGGTCGAAGGCCGCGGTGGCCAGCAGAGCGCCGCCGGGGTCCACGGCGACCCCGAGCACGTAGTCGGTGTGTCCGGCGAGCGTGGCGAGGGCCCGGCCGCCGCGCACGTCCCACAGCCGGGTGGTGCCGTCCCCGCCCGCGCTGACGAGCGTGGTGCCGTCCGGGGTGTAGGCGACCGCGTTGATGTCGTCGTTGTGCCCCGTCAGCGCCATCGACGTACGGCCCCCGGCCACGTCCCACAGCCGCAGGGTCCGGTCGACGCCCCCCGAGGCCACCGTCCGCCCGTCCGGCGCGAACGCCACCCCAGCACCTCGGCGGTGTGCCCGGCGAGCACGGCGGTCTGACGGGCCGCCACCGGGTCCCACAGCCGTACGGTCCCGTCGGCGCCCCCCGACACCAGCGCCCCGCCGTCCGGCGCGTACGCCAGGGAGTCGACCCTCCCGGTGTGCCCCGCCAGCTCCACCACGGGCGCCCCGCCGTCCGCGGGATCGCAGAGCCGTACCGTCCCGTCGGTGCCCGCGACGGCGAGGGTGCGCCCGTCGGGTGCGAAGGCCACGGCCCGGGCGTCCGCCGTCCGCGCCGGGAGCACCGCGAGGAGGCGCCCGTCCGTGTCCCACACCCGGACCGGGCCCTCCGTCGACGTCGCGGCCAGGGTCCGCCCGCCCGGCCCGAACGCG
Protein-coding sequences here:
- a CDS encoding putative quinol monooxygenase; the protein is MIFIAVRFDVRPEHSDNWLTLVDEFTRATRNEPGNLFYDWSRSVDDPTKYTLLEAFTDAEAGAAHVASDHFKAGMETLAGAIASTPEIIHVEVPGQGWSAMAELSPRN
- a CDS encoding IclR family transcriptional regulator, giving the protein MPPTGPQSVDRALAILDAVADAPGPLGAKALARRLGCSLSTAYHLLAPLTERGYLLRTPRGYELGPRIPGLHRSLLRRLEPAPRMADLLARLRRRTGAEAYHTAYRGGLITVVDTTAPVTDAAHPFAPGRETRAHATAHGKALLAELPRPLRRRYLAEHGMARLTGATITSAELLEAELSRVRGQGFAVSVGEADPAYTCLAVPLPRGRDQNHDGDAVHALSVSLPTEEFRRGPREIRAALARAAAECGRDRPGDPPGPFSDAAGNTV
- a CDS encoding sensor histidine kinase, with the protein product MRPRSVRARATLGASAVVALALGAASFALLGILDGNLMRDAQAAAEREALSTAGLVAAGRFDTVVTPGRGTDFVQIVDAQGRVLAASPNLAGRPALSPARPGRPGTVRDTWKEGPARGDRRHRVVQVTTVTADGLVTVYAGTSLREADTADDVITGVLAVVVPLLVLTVALVTWRVTGWALRPVEAIRAEVAAISDRDLHRRVPVPRSQDEIARLAVTMNATLDRLEAAGIRQRRFIADASHELRSPITVLRTQLEVAQAHPDPALWGELVSGALEDTVRLQDLAADLLLLARLDTGEAPPDARVDLADVAREAARSRRRDRVPVDMDIAPAAVVRGSTLWLSRLVTNLLDNAQRHAERRVRLVLRADGPGRTAVLEVRDDGPGIAPADRERVFERFTRLDDARSRDEGGTGLGLAIARDIATRLGGSLTVEDAPAGARLVARLPLEPDASGADTGF
- a CDS encoding carbonic anhydrase; translated protein: MHDLAEGLAHFQQDVFPAKAELFARLATDHRPRTLFIGCSDARVVPELITQREPGELFVIRTAGNLVPAHPGAVDGADGVCASIEYAVAVLGVADIVVCGHSACGAMTALAEGRDLAELPAVAGWLRHAAPAADAARREPGALIRANVAAQLTNLATHPAVARALGAGVLTLHGWVYDIPTGAVERVEPAALAA
- a CDS encoding sigma-70 family RNA polymerase sigma factor, which encodes MNLHSAPQDLPQGRRGKPGRPLGPIAEGTGPAHRAWLEPLRDAIHGRGVTLDELQARTGRDKGHISELLRAVGRYPRWVFVRTVLLALDRPGLPYDSMRLRWVIAAQDIGKRTSWIKDCLHEGGARHRTASASAPLDFRAFQQMHRPHYTSYASAFLRRDGLVEKAVDDVFTLLLMLWHDALASENPERFAWPMLRRTVLERAPKDNGRPSLVESAFDTVALDFAPDPVGQVEESMALFRAVGGLAPMQRDVIVLLHLCGLGETRVADELGVSLASVRSTARHAKRNLHAVLYPDTTTEEEVPGDLDD
- a CDS encoding response regulator transcription factor, whose translation is MRVLVVEDERRLAAALQRGLRAEGFTVDVAHDGPQGLWLAGEHDYDAIVLDIMLPGLNGYRVCARLRASGCESGILMLTAKDGEYDEAEALDTGADDFLSKPFSYVVLVARLRALIRRTGRRSPQIMEFGDLVIDPAGQRCTRAGTEARLTSREFAVLVYLARRAGEVVPKREILEHVWDAAYEGDLNVVEVHVSALRRKIDAPFGRAAVETVRGAGYRLAADGG
- the cynR gene encoding transcriptional regulator CynR yields the protein MPLELRHLRYLLAVAEHGSFTRAAEELHISQPTLSQQIKQLERTVGVQLLDRTGRAVRLTDAGATFVPYARRALQELATAERAVLDVADLSRGSLRLAMTPTFTAYLLGPLAARLHARHPGITLNVKEMTQGQLEAALLADAVDLGIAFRGAHLPGIGATDLFTETLGLVVGPEHPHAGRTEPLPVSELPACPLALLSEDFATREHVDAHFRRHRVAPRIAVEADSISALTEIVRRTGLATVLPDALTRGDTPLHPVPLAPALPARTVVLLRRESAYESAAVRAFTALARQWAPS
- a CDS encoding hemerythrin domain-containing protein; this encodes MDSEHVAPARPYGPAAADLTGVRVAHRAILADIERLAGLLAALAAAAEPAGPARAGAIAGYVHRFNDAVRGHHREDRTLWPVVLDAVPDAAEAAAGLAGFVADHEALDAVQADCDAAAARFAAEPGRHAGRLAGLLAAQRDLLAAHIEAEERHVLPVIARRVPGAAYAAAQARVRRADRSADPAWSRAWLLSHATEDETRRLLAAVGAGPAAVEPELREYAAEASAVFAG
- the cynS gene encoding cyanase, which translates into the protein MIHAQFDPSARQALAVAAVDAKIRKDLSWQQIADAAGLSVAFVTAAVLGQHPLPAASAEAVAELLGLDTDAARLLRTIPTRGSIPGGIPTDPTIYRFHEMLQVYGTTLKALVHEQLGDGIISAINFKLDVKKVADPEGGERAVITLDGKYLPTKPF